The sequence below is a genomic window from Thalassobaculum sp. OXR-137.
CGAGCGCCGCACGCCCGGTTTCGGTGAGACGGAAGACCCGCTTCTCCAGCGAGACGTCTCCCGGCCCCACGACCTCGATTTCACCCTTTGCTACCGCCTTGGCGAGGGCCGGATAGATCGCTCCGAGGCTGGCATGGGCGAAATGGCCGAACCAATCGGCGACCGCCTTGCGGATGCCGTAGCCGCTGGTCTCTCCGAAACTCAGCACGCCGAGGCAGAGGGTGCGCACATCCACCGAAATTCTCCATTTAGCTGGACTATCAACCAGAATTTATGTTTAACACCATATAAATACAAATGCGATAGTTCGACTCTCGACAAGGGCTGACAATCGCGGCGGAGGCCGTATTCTCGACGGCCGAACGGCTGGAAGGGAGACGATCGATGGCACTGGCAGTGGGCGTGTTCGGGAGCACCGGACGGATGGGACGGATGGTCACCCGGGCGGTCACGGAAGCCGACGGGATGACCGTGAAAAAAGCCGCCGATCGACCCGGTAGTGCCCATCTCGGCGCCGATATCGGCGACCTGGCCGGCGTGGGCTCCCTCGGGGTGACCGTCACCGACGATGTGGACGCGGTTTTGGGCGTCGATGTGGCCATCGACTTCACCCTGCCCGAGGCGACCCTCGCCCATGCCGCCCGGGCGGCCGCCAGTGGCACCCCGCTGGTGATCGGGACGACCGGTCTGTCGAACGAGCAGGAGGCGATCCTGGCCGAGCACGCCCGGAACACCGCCATCGTCTATGCGCCGAACATGAGCCTGGGCGTGAATCTGCTTCTGGCGGTGGTCGAACAGGTCTCCGCCGCCCTCGACGAGGCCTGGGACATCGAGATCGTCGAGATGCACCACAACCGCAAGGTGGATGCCCCCTCCGGCACGGCCCTCGGCCTCGGCCGCGCCGCCGCCAAGGGACGGGGCCGGACATTCGACGATGTCGCCGTGCTCTCCCGCGAAGGCCATACCGGTCCCCGGGAGCAAGGTCAAATCGGTTTCGCAACGTTAAGGGGCGGCGACGTGATCGGCGATCACACGGTGATCTTCGCCGGCGCCGGCGAGCGGGTGGAGATCGGTCACAAAGCCAGTGGCCGGGACGTCTTTGCCGCCGGCGCCGTCCGCGCCAGCCGATGGGTCGCCGGCCGGGCTCCCGGTCTCTATACGATGCGGGACGTGCTCGGTCTCGTCTGACGGCGTCAGTTCGAGTCCGGAACGGTCAGGTGCGCGGGTAGGGTCGCGCGGCGCAGGCCGTCGCGCAGCACGTCCGCCAGCCCATCCTTCTCCTCCTGTCCGAGAAACACGCCGATCTCCAGCGCCCGGCCCCGCGACCACAGGGTCAGCCGGCTGGTCCGGCGTGGCCGGGCTTCCAGATCGACCCGCAGCCAGGCCGAGGGCATGACATAGCGCCGGCGGCGGCCGCGGGCGTCGATCTTCACCACCTCGAGCTCGTTGCCGCACAGCCGGATGGTCTCGTAGGCGCGCGCCGCCCGATAATTCAGCCGGAACGCCCCATAGATCACCGCCACGTCGAGGCCGAGAAAGCCGACGATGGGCCAGGCGCCGACCAGGAAGAAGATCAGCCCGATCATGAAGGAAAGTCCGGCGATCCCGCCCATCAGCAGCAGGAAACCCTGCGGCGACAGGGATCGGTGCGGATACAGAACGAGATCCAGCACCGGCTTCTCCTCCGGCGGCGATCCTGCGATGGCGGCGTGCGCTTCCATGGCGCCAGATTAGCGCCGCTCCCCCCGCCGCGGTCAATCGGGCAAGGCGACGAGGGCGATTGCGGCTCTGTGTCGCGGGCGGTAAACAGGATCATGCCCCGCGCCATGACCAAAGCTCAGATCGAGACCTTCTTCGCCACGCTCCAGGCGGAAAACCCGGAGCCGCAGGGCGAGCTCGACTGGGTCAATCCCTTCACCCTGCTGGTCGCCGTCGTGCTGTCGGCGCAGGCGACCGATATCGGCGTAAACAAGGCCACGAAGAACCTGTTCCCGATCGCCGACACGCCGGAGAAGATGCTGGCGCTGGGCGAGGCCGGGGTGAAGGAGCACATCAAGACGATCGGCCTGTTCAACGCCAAGGCCAAGAACGTCATCGCGCTCTGCGAACAGCTCATCGGGAAGCATGGCAGCGAGGTGCCGCGCGACCGCGAGGCTTTGGAGGCCCTGCCGGGGGTCGGCCGCAAGACCGCCAACGTGGTGCTGAACATCGCCTTCGGGGAGCCGACCATCGCCGTCGACACCCACCTGTTCCGGGTGGCCAACCGCACCGGACTGGCCGCCGGCAAGACTCCGCTGGCGGTGGAGAAGGCGCTGCTGAAGAAGGTGCCGCCGGCCTATCTGCGGCACGCCCATCACTGGCTGATCCTGCACGGCCGCTACATCTGCAAGGCGCGCAAGCCCCGCTGTCCCGACTGCAAGGTCGCCGCGGTGTGCAATTTCAAGGACAAGACGCCGGCCCCGTGAGGCGGCCTGCCGGGATCAGCTTTCGGCTTCGACCGTGTGCTGCTTCCACAGCTCGTCCAGGCAGCCCTGCATGTCTGCCGAGCGCGGGCTGTGAATGGTGCGCGCCTCCATATGCACCAGCGCCGGGCCGATATCGGTTCGATACCAGAACAGATCGAGGACGCAGGATCGGGCGGCGTACTGCCACACCGTGGCGCCGCCGTCCTGACGCACGAAGGTGGGCCGGCCGATGAGCTGCTCGATCCCCACCGGATCCAGCGCGCGCAGCGACCGCTCGTCCCGCAGGGCGACCGGCCGGGGGCGCATCGCGCGGCCGGTGGCCACCGGCACGGGGGCAGCACCCCGGGCGATCGGAGCGCCGGCCAGGGACGCGGAGGGTGCCGGCTGCGTCGTTGCACAGCCGGAAAGGGCGAAGGCGGCAGTCAGGACGAGGGCGCAAACGCGGCGCCCGGCGACAGGGTCCATTCGGTGTTTACTCTTCGGTCAGGGGGCTGATGTCGCCCTTGATCACGCCGCCGAGCTCGACTTCGAGCTTGTTGAAACGGACCTTGCCTTCCAGCACGCCGGTCGACCGGATCGACAGGGTGCCGCGCACCGACAGCTCGCCTTCGAAGCGGCCGGCGATGATGGCTTCTTCTATTGTGACCTTTCCCCGGAACAGGCCGGTCTCGGTGACCTCCAGGGACTGGCTGTGTTCGAGCGTCGCCTGCACCGTGCCTTCCACGACCAGGCTGTCGCAGGCCGTGATCTCGCCGGACAGGGAGATGTCCTTGCCGACCAGCAGCCGCTTGCTCTCCTCGTTGCCGCGGGGCATGGAGGGGCGGCGCGGCGGGGCGCCGGGAATGTCGGCGGCCGACCGCCTGGGAATCTCGGGCACGAAGCCCTGGCCGGGGGTACGCGGGGGGGTCGAAGCGGACATGGCCGAACCTTTCGAGTCGGAAGCGGCGGACGAGGGGGAGGACGTCGAGGTGTCCGGGCGCGTGGTGTCGGAGTCCGGCGACCCCGAGCCGCCATCCGGGCGCTCCGAAGGGCTGCCGAGGGAGGGGGATATCGAGCGGACGTCGTCTGCAGAGCCGGACTCTTTCGATCCGCTCTTGTCCATCACCGGGTCGATATTTCCGTCTCGCGGCAATTCTGATGCTCTGCGACGCCGGAACATGGCTGATCTCCTAACTGAGCGCTTTCGGCTAACCAGTTGCCTTATCGCTATTATCGCGGAACGGTTCGGCGCCGCAACCGTTCATGTTCGTGGACTGCAAAAGCGGTTGCCACGACGGGGGTTGTGAGGTTCACCACAGGGATGGTCGACAGCGCGGCGATCAGCACTCCGCCGAGAAAAAGCGATCCCTGATTCGCGCGCCGGAACTCCCGCAGCGCCATCCGGTCGAGGGTGCGCTGGCCGACCATCTCGGCATATTCGCGGCCCAGCAGGTAGCCGTTCAGCCCGTAGAACACGATCAGGTTCAGGCCGGGCAGCACGAAATACAGCGGCAGCGCCAGAATGTTCAGGCCGATGCTCAGGACGGCGAAGCGCAGGCCGTCGCCGATCACCTCGCCCAGGGGGATGTGGCGCGGCTGCGGCGCGTTCGGATAGTGGGTCGACATCACCGTGTCGGCGACCGTGTCGGCGAACAGGCCGCTGACCAGCTGGACCGAGCCGGGGAAGAAGATCAGGGCGAAAACGAAGGTGCCGACCGCGCCGAGCCAGACCAGCAGGCTGTCCAGCCACTCGGTGCCGGTCTGGGCCAGGGCGGACAGGGCGTATCCCGTGCCGACCGCGAGACCGACGATCAGCAGGAGACTGGCGGCGATCGCCATCAGCAGGACCGAGCGCAGGCGGGGATCGCCGAGCTGACCCAGGGTCAGGGATATGGATCTGAACATGGCCGTCTCATGTGGATGCGTCGCCCCGGCGGTTGAAACCACGAAGCCGCGCCGTATTCAAGCGTGTCGCTCGGGCGGGGAGAAAGTCGTCTGCGCCGGCGGTGCACTTTACCCGGCGACGGCACGATCCTTCAGCCTGTGGTAGCCGCGCGTCGTGAGGATCCACGCGAGCGACAGCGTCCATAGAAGCGTCGCGGTCATCGCGGCCTTCTCCAGAATGCCGTCGTAGGCGGTCGGCACGAGCTTGAACCCGGTCGCCAGGACCAGCCAAAGCGCCGCCGCGGCGCAGAACATGTAGCCATAGCGACGCCCCATACTCGACGCCCCCGACGCCATCAGAAGCGGTCCGGCGAGATAGAGCGGGCCGAGCGCGAAGGTCAGCTTGGTGTGCACCGTCATGTCCTGGTCCGGCCCGGCGGCCGTATGGAATTCGTCCCACAGCCCCAGAAGAACGACCACCAGCGCGGCGAACGCCAGACAGAAGAGTCCGAGCGACCAGGCGACGCGTCCCAGATGGAAATGCGCGGTGCCGATCGCCAGCGCCAGAAGCGCCCCCGCATTCAGGTAGAACCCGAGATCCATGATCCATTTCATCGGGCCCCGGGCGAGGTCGCTGATCGTGTCGGCGATGAAATCGTGCCGCACCAGCACGGCCGCCACGCCCATCAGCATCAGTGACAGCAGGATTCCGGCGAAGGCCATCAGGCCACAGGCCAGCAGCAGCTCGGGGCGTTGCGCTGGACCCTGGACGTCACCCGCATGGGACGCTCTGGATGGAGTGGACATCGTCACCTCTTCTGTGCGGCTGCCCCAGCGCACGCGTCGACGGTCCGCCCGAGCAGGCATCACCGGGGCAACGCTGCGGCCGGCGTGCGGTGCCCTCGGTCGTGCGATCTTCATAGTGCGGTCATATGACCGTTTGGCGGTCGGCGATCGGCGCCCCGCGATCGTCGGGGTTGATCGCTTCGGCCAGACCACTAGTGTGCTGGCGAGGCCGTTTCGAAGAACTCCTGGAGATCTGAATGACCAAGAGCCTGGATGTCGTCGCCATCGGCAACGCCATCGTCGACGTCATTTCCCGCTGCGACGACGCCTTCCTGGCGACGGAGAAGGTGGAGAAAGGCGCGATGACCCTGATCGACGCCGAGCGTTCGGAATCCCTCTATGCCGCCATGGGGCCGGGCGTGGAGATGTCCGGCGGCTCGGCCGGCAACACCGCCGCCGGCCTGGCTGCGCTCGGCAGCCGGACCGGCTATATAGGCAAGGTCCGCGACGACGGGCTGGGCAAGGTGTTCCGCCACGACATCACCGCCCAGGGCGTGCGCTTCGACACGCCGGCGGCGCCGGACGGCCCGCCGACCGCCCGCTGCCTCGTCCTGGTGACGCCGGACGCGCAGCGGTCCATGAGCACCTTTCTGGGCGCCTGCGTGAACCTGACGCCGGACGATATCTCGGAGGATCTGATCGCCGATGCCCAGGTGGTCTATCTGGAAGGCTATCTCTGGGATCAGCCCGAGGCGAAGAAGGCCTTTGTGAAGGCGGCCGAGATCGCCCACCGCTCCGGCGGCAAGGTCGCCCTGTCCCTGTCGGACTCGTTCTGCGTCGACCGCCACCGGGCCGATTTCAAGGAGCTGGTGAAGCACCACGTGGACATCCTGTTCGCCAACGAGGCGGAGGCCCTGTCCCTGTTCGAGACCGACAGGTTCGACGACGTGCTTCAGGCGGTTCGTTTCGAAGTCGAGACGGCGGCGCTGACCCGCAGCGAGAAGGGCGCGGTCGTCGTCCATCGCGACGAGGTCCATGTGCTGGACGCCGAGCCGGTCGAGCGGGTGGTCGACACCACGGGAGCGGGCGACCTCTATGCCGCCGGGTTCCTGCACGGCTACACCGCCGGCAAGGATGCGGTCACCTGCGGCCGGATCGGGGCGATCTGTGCCTCGGAGATCATCAGCCATGTGGGTGCACGGCCGGAGGCCGACCTGAAGAAGCTGGTGGCCGACAAGCTCGGCTGATCTTTCTTACTCCACCAAAAACGACTTCCTGGAAGCCGCCCGGACTTGATCCGGGAGGCTGTCCAGGACCTCGTGAGGGACGCCGGGACCACGGTCCTGGATCGTCCCCGGCGGTGCCGGGTCCGTCCAGGAAGTCGGGTTGGGTTGGTTTTGAAGCGGCAGCCGGCAGCAAGCGGGCGGAAGTCTCTGACCTCTAACAACCTTCAAACGACTTCCTGGAAGCCGCCCGGACCTGATCCGGGAGGCTGTCCAGGACCTTGTGAGGGACGCCGGGAACACGGTCCCGGATCGTCCCCGGCGGTGCCGGGTCCGTCCAGGAAGTCGGGTTGGGTTGGTTTTGAAGCGGCAGCCGGCAGCAAGCGGGCGGAAGTCTCTGACCTCTAACAACCTTCAAACGACTTCCTGGAAGCCGCCCGGACTTGATCCGGGGGGCTGTCCAGGACCCTATGAGGGACGCCGGGACCACGATCCTGGATCGTCTCCGGCGGTGCCGGGCCCGTCCAGGAAGTCGGAATATTTCGATTTTGAAGGGGCAGCCGCCAGCAAGTCGGCCAAACTCTCTTACTTCCAAACAACCTCAACCGACTTCCTGGAAGCCGCCCGGACTTGATCCGGGGGGCTGTCCAGGACCTCGTGAGGGACGCCGGGACCACGATCCTGGATCGCCCCCGGCGGTGCCGGGTCCGTCCAGGAAGTTGGGTTGAGTTCGTTCGGGTAGAGTTCGTTCGGATCGAGTTAGTTCGGATTGGGTTGGTCCGGGGACCGCTGGGATGCGGCCGTTCCCGGATCGGGCATCACCCACATCAGCACCAGCAGCAGCGGCAGGCCCAGCAGGGCGAGACCGGCGGTGATGGTGAAGAACAGGGCCCAATCGCCGCCCAGACTGTCGACGATCATTCCGGCGGAGGACGCGAACCAGATCCGCGCCAGGTTCCCCAGGGAGTTCAGCAGCGCATATTGGGTCGCCGAGAAGGCGGTGTTGCAGAGCCCGGCCAGATAGGCGACGAAGGCCACGGTCGCCAGACCGCCGGTGAAGTTGTCGGCGACCACCGCCAGGGCGAAAACCTCCATGTCCTGTCCGGCTCCGGCCAGATAGGCGTAGGCGAGGTTGGTTGCGGCGGCGGCCAGGCCGCCCACCAACAGCGCGCGGAACACGCCTGCCACGCGGACCAGCACGCCGCCGGCGAAGACCCCGAGGCAGACGGCGGCCAGTCCGAAGACCTTGGTCACGTCGGCGATCTGGGTCAGCTCGAAGCCCAGCTCCCGGTAGAACACGCCGGACATCCGGCCGAGCAGGGCGTCGCCGAACTTGAAGACGAAGATGAAGACCAGGATCAGCAGCCACCAGTCCCGGGTCGCGAAGTCGGCGAGCGGGTCGAACACCGCCTCTCGCAGCCAGATCCAGGCGCGGCCGAGCGCCGACGTCCCGGCATCCGGTTCGGCCCTCGGCAGGGGGTCGCGGCGCTCCGGTTCGGGCGCCATGAGGGTCGCGGCGACGGCGATCAGCAGGGTGCAGGCCAGGATCAGGTAGGTCGCGTTCCAGCCCAGGCTGGCGGCCAGATACAGCCCGCCGGCCCCGCCAACCAGGGTGCCGCCCAGATGCCAGCCCCAGATCGCGACCGCGGATCCGGCACCGAACTCGTCGGGCTTCAGGATGTCCACCCGGTAGGCGTCGATGACGATGTCCTGGGTGGCGGAGACGAAGGCGACGAAGACGCAGGCCAGCGCCACCATCGAGACGTCGGATGTCGGATCGGTCAGGCCGAGAAAGACGATGGCGGCGATCAGCAGGAGCTGGGTCAGCAGCGCCCATCCCCGCCGCCGGCCCAGCCGGTCGGTCAGGCCCGGCAGGCGCAGCCGGTCGACCAGCGGCGCCCACAGGAAGTTGATCGCGTAGGCGGTGGTGGCGAGGCTGAACAGGCCGACGCTGGAGCGCGAGAACCCGGCATCGGTCAGCCAGATCGACAGGTTGGAATACACCAGCGGCGCCGGCAGGCCCGAGGCGAAGCCGAAGATCAGGATGATGAGCATCCGGCGGTCGAGATAGACCCGGATGCCGTCGGTCCAGGAGGTGCGTTCAGCCGCCATACCGATCAGGTATCTGAGTCGCCGCGGCTTGCCCATAGGTAATAGCGCCGGGCAGGCGGCGCGGCGACGGATGGTGCCGGATCAGGCGGCGGCGTTGGCGTCCAGTGCGTAGCCGGCGGAGCGCACCGTGCGGATCACGTCGTCGTCGTTCTCGCTGTTCAGCGCCTTGCGCAGCCGGCGGATATGGACGTCCACCGTGCGCGGCTCGACATAGACGTCCGGACCCCAGACCGTGTCGAGCAGCTGCTCGCGCGAGAACACCCGGCCCGGATGCTCCAGGAAATGGCGCAGCAGGCGGAACTCGGTGGGGCCGAGATGGATGTCGCGCTCGCTGCGCTTCACCCGGTGCGCCGCCAGATCCATGGTCAGGTCGGCGAAGCGCAGGATCTCGTCCTCGGTGGAGGGGCGCGCCCGGCGCATCACCGCGCGGACCCGGGCGATCAGCTCGGCCGGACTGAACGGCTTGGTGATGTAGTCGTCGGCCCCGGAATTCAGGCCCCGGATCCGATCGCCTTCCTCGCCGCGGGCGGTGAGCATGATGATCGGGATGTTCTTCAGGTCCGGTGCCCGGCGCAGCCGCCTGCAGGCCTCGATGCCCGAGAGCAGGGGCAGCATCCAGTCCAGCAGGATCAGGTCGGGGCGGCGTTCCGCGGCGACCAGCATGGCCTCCTCGCCGTCCCCCGCGTCGATGACGCGGAAGCCTTCGCGTTCCAGGTTGTAGCGCAGCAGGGTGACGATCGGCGCTTCATCCTCGACGATCAGGATCAGTGGTTTCATGGGGTCGGTCACTCTTTACTCGGACGATCCATCGGAAAGCTCCTCCGGCTTGACGACGGCGAAGCTGCTGTTGTCCCCCTTCGGCCGATTGCCTTCCAGGCGGCGGCCGGTCTCCTCGAAATAGACGGTTTCGGCGATGTTGGTGGCGTGGTCGCCGATCCGCTCGATGTTCTTGGCCACGAAGAGCAGATGCGCGCAGGCGGTGATGTTGCGCGGATCCTCCATCATGTACGTCAGCAGCTCCCGAAAGAGGCTGGTGTACATCTGGTCGATCTCTTCGTCGCGCTGCCAGGCGACCATCGCGCGCTCCACGTCGCGCTGGGTATAGGCGTCCAGCACGTCGGTGATCACCCGGTGGGTCAGCCGGCCCATGCGGGCGATGCCGTTGATCGGCCCGACCTCCGGAAGCTGCGACAGGGCCGAGGCCCGCTTGGCCACGTTGGTGGCGTAGTCGCCCATGCGCTCCAGGTCGTGGGAGATCTTCAGCGCCGACAGGATCTGGCGCAGGTCGTGGGCGACGGGCTGGCGCAGGGCCAGCATCCGCAGGGTCAGCGCCTCGACCTGATCCTCCAGATCGTCGATCGCCTTGTCGGCCTCGACGCACTGGGCGGCCAGCGCGTCGTCGCGTTTGGCGATCGCCTGGATGGCGTTTGACAACTGGGCTTCGACGAGCCCGCCCATGCGGGAAATTGCCGACCGCAAGCCGTCCAGTTCCTCGTCGAACGAGGATACGATGTGGCTGTCGGACATGGTTCAGACCTCCGGTAACGGGTGACGTGCCGCGGCCGCCGATCGGGCCGCGGATTAGCCTTCGAGCCTATCCGAAACGTCCGGTGATGTACCCTTGGGTCCGGCTGTCGACGGGGTTGGTGAAGATCGCCTCGGTCTCTCCGACCTCCACCAGGTCGCCCAGGTGGAAGAACGCGGTGCGCTGGGACACGCGGGCGGCCTGCTGCATCGAGTGGGTCACGATGACGATGGTGAAGTTCTCCCGCAGCTCGTCGATCAGCTCCTCGATGCGGGCCGTGGCGATCGGGTCGAGGGCCGAGCACGGCTCGTCCATCAGGATCACTTCCGGATTCACCGCGATCGCCCGGGCGATGCACAGGCGCTGCTGCTGGCCGCCGGACAGACCGGTTCCCGGCTGGTCCAGGCGGTCGCTGACCTCTTTCCAGAGACCGGCACGCTCCAGGCTCTTCTGAACGATCTCGTCCAGTTCCGCCTTGCCGTGGGCGATGCCGTGGATCCGCGGGCCGTAGGCGATGTTGTCGTAGATCGACTTCGGAAACGGATTCGGCTTCTGGAACACCATGCCGACCCGGGCGCGGAGCTGCACCACGTCCAGGGACGGGTCGTAGATGTCGTGCTCGTCCAGCGAGATCCTGCCGGTGACCCGGCAGATGTCGATCACGTCGTTCATGCGGTTCAGACAGCGCAGGAACGTGGACTTGCCGCAGCCCGACGGGCCGATCAGCGCGGTCACTTCGTTCTCGTAGACGTCCAGGTCCACATGCTTCAGGGCATGTTTCTCGCCATAATAGACGTTGACGTCGCGGGACTGGACCTTGGTGTACCGGTTGGCCATCTGCTCCGGGCTCGGCGGCTTGGATGCGACGTCGACTTCGGGCGTCGTCCGGGATGTGGTGCTCATCATTTTATCTCCTTACCACCGTCGCTCGAAGCGTTTGCGCAACAGGACGGCGACCGCATTCATCAGAACCAGGAAGCCAAGCAGAACCATGATCGCCGCCGAGGTCTTCTCCACGAAGGCACGCTCGGGGCTGTCGGCCCAGATATAGACCTGAACCGGCAGGACCGTTGCCGGATCGGTGAAGCCTTGGGGCACGTCGACGATGAAGGCGACCATGCCGATCATCAGCAGCGGCGCGGTCTCGCCGAGCGCCTGGGCCATGCCGATGATCGTGCCGGTCAGGATGCCCGGCATCGCCAGCGGCAGCACGTGGTGGGTGACCACCTGCAGCGGCGAGGCGCCGAGGCCGAGGGCGGCCTCGCGGATCGAGGGGGGCACCGCCTTCAGGGCGGAGCGGGAGGCGATGATGATCGTTGGCAGGGTCATCAGCGCCAGCACCAGACCGCCGGCCAGCGGGGCGGAGCGCGGCAGGCCGAAGAAGTTCAGGAAGACCGCCAGACCGAGCAGACCGAAGACGATCGAGGGGACCGCCGCCAGGTTGTTGATGTTCACCTCGATCAGGTCGGTGAACCGGTTCTTCGGCGCGAATTCCTCCAGATAGGCGGCCGCCATCACGCCGACCGGGAAGGAGACCAGCAGGGTCACCGTCAGGGTCAGGATCGAGCCGATCAGCGCGCCGTAGATACCGGCTTCCTCGGGCTCGCGGCTGTCGCCGGTGGTGAAGAAGTCGACGTTGAACGTGGCGTGCACCAGGCCTTTGGAGTCGAGCTGGTCGAACCAGCCGATCTCGCGGTCCTTGACCCGCCGATCGCCTTCGGGAAGATCGCGATCGATGAACCCCTTGGCGAAGGTGTCCATGTCGTCGG
It includes:
- a CDS encoding EI24 domain-containing protein encodes the protein MFRSISLTLGQLGDPRLRSVLLMAIAASLLLIVGLAVGTGYALSALAQTGTEWLDSLLVWLGAVGTFVFALIFFPGSVQLVSGLFADTVADTVMSTHYPNAPQPRHIPLGEVIGDGLRFAVLSIGLNILALPLYFVLPGLNLIVFYGLNGYLLGREYAEMVGQRTLDRMALREFRRANQGSLFLGGVLIAALSTIPVVNLTTPVVATAFAVHEHERLRRRTVPR
- the phoU gene encoding phosphate signaling complex protein PhoU is translated as MSDSHIVSSFDEELDGLRSAISRMGGLVEAQLSNAIQAIAKRDDALAAQCVEADKAIDDLEDQVEALTLRMLALRQPVAHDLRQILSALKISHDLERMGDYATNVAKRASALSQLPEVGPINGIARMGRLTHRVITDVLDAYTQRDVERAMVAWQRDEEIDQMYTSLFRELLTYMMEDPRNITACAHLLFVAKNIERIGDHATNIAETVYFEETGRRLEGNRPKGDNSSFAVVKPEELSDGSSE
- a CDS encoding AmpG family muropeptide MFS transporter, which produces MAAERTSWTDGIRVYLDRRMLIILIFGFASGLPAPLVYSNLSIWLTDAGFSRSSVGLFSLATTAYAINFLWAPLVDRLRLPGLTDRLGRRRGWALLTQLLLIAAIVFLGLTDPTSDVSMVALACVFVAFVSATQDIVIDAYRVDILKPDEFGAGSAVAIWGWHLGGTLVGGAGGLYLAASLGWNATYLILACTLLIAVAATLMAPEPERRDPLPRAEPDAGTSALGRAWIWLREAVFDPLADFATRDWWLLILVFIFVFKFGDALLGRMSGVFYRELGFELTQIADVTKVFGLAAVCLGVFAGGVLVRVAGVFRALLVGGLAAAATNLAYAYLAGAGQDMEVFALAVVADNFTGGLATVAFVAYLAGLCNTAFSATQYALLNSLGNLARIWFASSAGMIVDSLGGDWALFFTITAGLALLGLPLLLVLMWVMPDPGTAASQRSPDQPNPN
- a CDS encoding DUF2244 domain-containing protein, producing MEAHAAIAGSPPEEKPVLDLVLYPHRSLSPQGFLLLMGGIAGLSFMIGLIFFLVGAWPIVGFLGLDVAVIYGAFRLNYRAARAYETIRLCGNELEVVKIDARGRRRRYVMPSAWLRVDLEARPRRTSRLTLWSRGRALEIGVFLGQEEKDGLADVLRDGLRRATLPAHLTVPDSN
- the nth gene encoding endonuclease III, translated to MTKAQIETFFATLQAENPEPQGELDWVNPFTLLVAVVLSAQATDIGVNKATKNLFPIADTPEKMLALGEAGVKEHIKTIGLFNAKAKNVIALCEQLIGKHGSEVPRDREALEALPGVGRKTANVVLNIAFGEPTIAVDTHLFRVANRTGLAAGKTPLAVEKALLKKVPPAYLRHAHHWLILHGRYICKARKPRCPDCKVAAVCNFKDKTPAP
- a CDS encoding adenosine kinase, yielding MTKSLDVVAIGNAIVDVISRCDDAFLATEKVEKGAMTLIDAERSESLYAAMGPGVEMSGGSAGNTAAGLAALGSRTGYIGKVRDDGLGKVFRHDITAQGVRFDTPAAPDGPPTARCLVLVTPDAQRSMSTFLGACVNLTPDDISEDLIADAQVVYLEGYLWDQPEAKKAFVKAAEIAHRSGGKVALSLSDSFCVDRHRADFKELVKHHVDILFANEAEALSLFETDRFDDVLQAVRFEVETAALTRSEKGAVVVHRDEVHVLDAEPVERVVDTTGAGDLYAAGFLHGYTAGKDAVTCGRIGAICASEIISHVGARPEADLKKLVADKLG
- a CDS encoding polymer-forming cytoskeletal protein, which gives rise to MSASTPPRTPGQGFVPEIPRRSAADIPGAPPRRPSMPRGNEESKRLLVGKDISLSGEITACDSLVVEGTVQATLEHSQSLEVTETGLFRGKVTIEEAIIAGRFEGELSVRGTLSIRSTGVLEGKVRFNKLEVELGGVIKGDISPLTEE
- the phoB gene encoding phosphate regulon transcriptional regulator PhoB, giving the protein MKPLILIVEDEAPIVTLLRYNLEREGFRVIDAGDGEEAMLVAAERRPDLILLDWMLPLLSGIEACRRLRRAPDLKNIPIIMLTARGEEGDRIRGLNSGADDYITKPFSPAELIARVRAVMRRARPSTEDEILRFADLTMDLAAHRVKRSERDIHLGPTEFRLLRHFLEHPGRVFSREQLLDTVWGPDVYVEPRTVDVHIRRLRKALNSENDDDVIRTVRSAGYALDANAAA
- a CDS encoding DUF998 domain-containing protein, translated to MSTPSRASHAGDVQGPAQRPELLLACGLMAFAGILLSLMLMGVAAVLVRHDFIADTISDLARGPMKWIMDLGFYLNAGALLALAIGTAHFHLGRVAWSLGLFCLAFAALVVVLLGLWDEFHTAAGPDQDMTVHTKLTFALGPLYLAGPLLMASGASSMGRRYGYMFCAAAALWLVLATGFKLVPTAYDGILEKAAMTATLLWTLSLAWILTTRGYHRLKDRAVAG
- the pstB gene encoding phosphate ABC transporter ATP-binding protein PstB; the protein is MANRYTKVQSRDVNVYYGEKHALKHVDLDVYENEVTALIGPSGCGKSTFLRCLNRMNDVIDICRVTGRISLDEHDIYDPSLDVVQLRARVGMVFQKPNPFPKSIYDNIAYGPRIHGIAHGKAELDEIVQKSLERAGLWKEVSDRLDQPGTGLSGGQQQRLCIARAIAVNPEVILMDEPCSALDPIATARIEELIDELRENFTIVIVTHSMQQAARVSQRTAFFHLGDLVEVGETEAIFTNPVDSRTQGYITGRFG
- the dapB gene encoding 4-hydroxy-tetrahydrodipicolinate reductase, with the protein product MAVGVFGSTGRMGRMVTRAVTEADGMTVKKAADRPGSAHLGADIGDLAGVGSLGVTVTDDVDAVLGVDVAIDFTLPEATLAHAARAAASGTPLVIGTTGLSNEQEAILAEHARNTAIVYAPNMSLGVNLLLAVVEQVSAALDEAWDIEIVEMHHNRKVDAPSGTALGLGRAAAKGRGRTFDDVAVLSREGHTGPREQGQIGFATLRGGDVIGDHTVIFAGAGERVEIGHKASGRDVFAAGAVRASRWVAGRAPGLYTMRDVLGLV
- the pstA gene encoding phosphate ABC transporter permease PstA: MTDTISTSPGSPPPSGTPPQGRPASRPLLVSPHLAKRYSRERTFRLLGLASVGAAGIILLILLGSIVSKGYSAFWQHEVDLQVTFSAEELNPDGGPVEIETLQRANYLDMVRDGLRREFPDAAQDRRERRMLYGLISPNADIRLRSMVLEDPSLIGTTQTVRVKMSDDMDTFAKGFIDRDLPEGDRRVKDREIGWFDQLDSKGLVHATFNVDFFTTGDSREPEEAGIYGALIGSILTLTVTLLVSFPVGVMAAAYLEEFAPKNRFTDLIEVNINNLAAVPSIVFGLLGLAVFLNFFGLPRSAPLAGGLVLALMTLPTIIIASRSALKAVPPSIREAALGLGASPLQVVTHHVLPLAMPGILTGTIIGMAQALGETAPLLMIGMVAFIVDVPQGFTDPATVLPVQVYIWADSPERAFVEKTSAAIMVLLGFLVLMNAVAVLLRKRFERRW